ACCGGCCGGCTCGAACTTCAGGTTGGTGAACTTCTGGACGTAGGTCTCCAGCGGTACGCCGTGCTGCAGCGCGATCGAGATCGCGATCGAGAAGGCGTCCATCACCCCGGCGAGCGTCGAGCCCTGCTTGCCCATCTTGAGGAAGACCTCGCCCAGACCGTCGTCCGGGTAGGAGCCGGCGGTCATGTAGCCCTCGGCGCCACCGACCGTGAACGACGTGGTCCGCGACGGCCGCGACTTCGGCAGACGCTTCCGGGTCGGCCGGTACTCGATGATCTTCTCGACGATCTTCTCGGCAACAGCGGCCTCGGCCTCTACGGCCTCGGAGGCCTTCTTCGCCTTCGCGTCCGCCAGCGGCTGACCGACCTTGCAGTTGTCGCGGTAGACCGCGAGCGCCTTCAGGCCGAGCTTCCAGCCCTGGAAGTAGACGTCGGCGATCTCCTCGACCGTCGCGGTCTCCGGCAGGTTCACCGTCTTCGAGATCGCGCCGGACAGGAACGGCTGCGCCGCCGCCATCATCCGGACGTGGCCCATCGGCTTGATGGCCCGCTCACCCATCGCGGTGTCGAAGATCTCGTAGTGCTCCGGCTTCAGGCCCGGGGCGTCGACCACGTGACCGTTCTCGGCGATGTACTCGATGATCGCCTCGATGGTCTCTTCGGTGTAGTTGTACTGACGCAGCGCCCGCGGGACCGTCTGGTTGACGATCTGCATCGAGCCGCCGCCGACCAGCTTCTTGAACTTGACCAGCGAGAAGTCCGGCTCGATGCCGGTGGTGTCGCAGTCCATCATGAAGCCGATGGTGCCGGTCGGCGCGAGCACCGAGGCCTGCGCGTTCCGCCAGCCGTTCTTGGTGCCGATCTTCAGCACGCCCTCCCACGCCGCGGTGGCGTGCTTCTGGACGTCCTTGTCGATCTCGTGGATGCTCCGGATCGCGTCGTTGGCCGCGGCGTGCTTGCGCATCACCCGGGTGTGCGCGTCCTTGTTCCGCTCGAAGCCGTCGTACGCGCCGACGATGCCGGCCAGCTCGGCGGAGCGCTTGTACGACGTACCGGTCATCAGCGACGTGATAGCGCCCGCCAGTGCGCGACCGCCGTCGGAGTCGTACGCGTGACCCGTTGCCATCAGCAACGCGCCGAGGTTCGCGTACCCGATACCCAGCTGCCGGTACGCGCGGGTGGTGACGCCGATCGCCTCGGTCGGGAAGTCCGCGAAGCAGATCGAGATGTCCATCGCGGTGATGATCAGCTCGACCGCCTTGACGAACTTCTCCGAGTCGAAGAGGTCGTCGTCGCGGAGGAACTTCATCAGGTTCAGCGAGGCCAGGTTGCAGGACGAGTTGTCCAGGTGCATGTACTCCGAGCACGGGTTGGACGCGGTGATCCGGCCCGTCTCCGGCGTCGTGTGCCAGTCGTTGATGGTGTCGTCGTACTGCAGGCCCGGGTCGGCGCAGGCCCACGCCGCGTGCGAGATCTTGTCGAACAGCTCCCGGGCGTCGACGGTCTCGATCACCGAGTTGTCCAGCCGCGCGCGCAGCCCGAAGTCGCCCTTCTCCTCGACCGCCCGCATGAACTCGTCCGAGACCCGGACCGAGTTGTTCGCGTTCTGGTACTGCACGGAGGTGATGTCGCGACCGCCGAGGTCCATGTCGAAGCCCGCGTCCCGCAGGACCCGGATCTTCTCCTCCTCGCGCATCTTGGTGTCGACGAACTCCTCGATGTCGGGGTGGTCGACGTCCAGCACGACCATCTTCGCCGCGCGCCGGGTGGCGCCGCCGGACTTGATGGTGCCGGCCGACGCGTCCGCGCCGCGCATGAAGCTCACCGGG
This Kribbella sp. NBC_00482 DNA region includes the following protein-coding sequences:
- a CDS encoding vitamin B12-dependent ribonucleotide reductase, whose product is MTETVTGHSGSTKRSAAGFRGRKNAPTGLTIERVFSTEGVHPYDEVTWERRDVVQQNWKTGETVFEQRGVEFPDFWSVNASTIVTTKYFRGAIGHDNREWSLKQLLDRVVKTYRKAGEDHGYFTSPQDAEVFEHELTWMLLHQYFSFNSPVWFNVGTSSPQQVSACFILAVDDSMDSILNWYKEEGLIFKGGSGAGLNLSRIRSSKELLQSSGGTASGPVSFMRGADASAGTIKSGGATRRAAKMVVLDVDHPDIEEFVDTKMREEEKIRVLRDAGFDMDLGGRDITSVQYQNANNSVRVSDEFMRAVEEKGDFGLRARLDNSVIETVDARELFDKISHAAWACADPGLQYDDTINDWHTTPETGRITASNPCSEYMHLDNSSCNLASLNLMKFLRDDDLFDSEKFVKAVELIITAMDISICFADFPTEAIGVTTRAYRQLGIGYANLGALLMATGHAYDSDGGRALAGAITSLMTGTSYKRSAELAGIVGAYDGFERNKDAHTRVMRKHAAANDAIRSIHEIDKDVQKHATAAWEGVLKIGTKNGWRNAQASVLAPTGTIGFMMDCDTTGIEPDFSLVKFKKLVGGGSMQIVNQTVPRALRQYNYTEETIEAIIEYIAENGHVVDAPGLKPEHYEIFDTAMGERAIKPMGHVRMMAAAQPFLSGAISKTVNLPETATVEEIADVYFQGWKLGLKALAVYRDNCKVGQPLADAKAKKASEAVEAEAAVAEKIVEKIIEYRPTRKRLPKSRPSRTTSFTVGGAEGYMTAGSYPDDGLGEVFLKMGKQGSTLAGVMDAFSIAISIALQHGVPLETYVQKFTNLKFEPAGLTDDPDVRMAQSIMDYIFRRLALDYLPFDERAALGIYSADERSRQLDTGSYELAPVEVSEPESLKTVEPVAELTEAPAKPADAAAAKPIKGEAHTTAEMLELITGTSVDAPLCFTCGTKMRPSGSCYVCEGCGSTSGCS